The Pristiophorus japonicus isolate sPriJap1 chromosome 3, sPriJap1.hap1, whole genome shotgun sequence genome has a segment encoding these proteins:
- the ube2d1b gene encoding ubiquitin-conjugating enzyme E2 D1b isoform X1, translating into MAKRRIEKELRDLQRDPPAQCSAGPAGDDMFVWQATIMGPYDSPYQGGVFFLAIQFPTDYPFKPPKVAFTTKIYHPNINSNGSICLDILRSQWSPALTISKVLLSICSLLCDPNPDDPLVPEIAHMYKTDKEKYNKQARDWTQKFAM; encoded by the exons GAATTAAGAGACTTGCAACGGGACCCACCAGCTCAGTGTTCAGCaggtccagcgggagatgata TGTTCGTTTGGCAAGCCACTATAATGGGACCT TATGACAGTCCATATCAGGGAGGAGTTTTCTTTCTTGCAATTCAATTCCCCACAGATTACCCTTTTAAACCACCAAAG GTTGCatttacaacaaaaatatatcaTCCAAACATAAACAGCAATGGCAGTATATGTCTTGATATTCTGCGGTCACAGTGGTCGCCAGCATTAACAATATCAAAAG TTTTATTGTCTATTTGCTCACTGTTGTGCGATCCTAATCCTGATGATCCACTGGTTCCAGAAATTGCACACATGTACAAAACAGATAAGGAAAA ATACAACAAGCAAGCAAGAGACTGGACTCAGAAGTTTGCAATGTAG
- the ube2d1b gene encoding ubiquitin-conjugating enzyme E2 D1b isoform X2, giving the protein MFVWQATIMGPYDSPYQGGVFFLAIQFPTDYPFKPPKVAFTTKIYHPNINSNGSICLDILRSQWSPALTISKVLLSICSLLCDPNPDDPLVPEIAHMYKTDKEKYNKQARDWTQKFAM; this is encoded by the exons a TGTTCGTTTGGCAAGCCACTATAATGGGACCT TATGACAGTCCATATCAGGGAGGAGTTTTCTTTCTTGCAATTCAATTCCCCACAGATTACCCTTTTAAACCACCAAAG GTTGCatttacaacaaaaatatatcaTCCAAACATAAACAGCAATGGCAGTATATGTCTTGATATTCTGCGGTCACAGTGGTCGCCAGCATTAACAATATCAAAAG TTTTATTGTCTATTTGCTCACTGTTGTGCGATCCTAATCCTGATGATCCACTGGTTCCAGAAATTGCACACATGTACAAAACAGATAAGGAAAA ATACAACAAGCAAGCAAGAGACTGGACTCAGAAGTTTGCAATGTAG